The following proteins are co-located in the Clostridiales bacterium genome:
- the spoIIIAD gene encoding stage III sporulation protein AD, translating into MDMDIFRIAAIGLCGVVTASMVKGYKPEFAIYVVITTVLVIFIMILNKLTYVFEFLGDIYNQITYGRNFFPIILKVLAVAYIADFTAQICKDSGEAAIAGKVELAGKVLIFYLAIPVIMSVMELINKMLPS; encoded by the coding sequence ATGGACATGGATATTTTTCGAATTGCAGCCATTGGTCTATGCGGAGTTGTTACGGCATCCATGGTAAAAGGCTACAAGCCAGAGTTTGCAATTTATGTGGTCATTACAACAGTGCTTGTTATCTTCATTATGATTCTAAACAAGCTGACCTATGTATTTGAATTTTTAGGTGACATATACAACCAGATTACCTACGGCAGAAATTTTTTCCCGATTATTCTTAAGGTTTTGGCGGTAGCATATATTGCTGATTTTACGGCCCAGATTTGTAAAGACTCAGGGGAGGCAGCCATAGCCGGCAAGGTCGAACTTGCGGGGAAGGTCTTGATTTTTTATCTGGCGATACCCGTTATCATGTCAGTTATGGAATTGATCAACAAGATGCTGCCCAGCTAA
- the spoIIIAE gene encoding stage III sporulation protein AE, producing MSIESIVNEQLAAMDMRKIEELFNLSGSRSVFGDTSPGEIIRSILKGDPIFSLHDIVAAISNQFMKEIHISIMLGVQLVIICIIIGLLKNFSTSFSEETVSKLGVIVCSCCVMVLCLKSFMDIYQVCSESVNTMTVTMQALLPILVPLLISMGGFSSGGILNPFIVGAITIFNSFLQKFIMPAVYLSCIFILVNSLTERDYVKKLALLIRGIAVYGIGLAVTLFSGLTLVQGLVTKTADGMLAKTAKYSVDNFVPIVGGFAADSLDLIISCTTIIKNGIGIFGLIILLTLLIIPLVKILAVALIFKITAVVIEPIGNKTVSDCVNEVGNTVITLAIILFLCALMFMIFLSIIIGIGGGSLWK from the coding sequence TTGAGTATAGAAAGTATAGTTAACGAACAGCTTGCTGCCATGGACATGAGGAAAATTGAAGAACTATTCAATCTGTCAGGAAGCAGAAGCGTTTTTGGTGATACCTCTCCCGGTGAGATTATCCGCAGTATTCTCAAGGGAGACCCAATTTTCAGTCTGCATGATATTGTGGCAGCGATTAGCAATCAGTTTATGAAAGAAATTCACATCAGTATCATGCTGGGGGTGCAGCTTGTGATCATCTGCATCATCATCGGACTGCTGAAAAACTTTTCAACCTCCTTTTCGGAGGAGACTGTATCAAAACTTGGTGTAATCGTATGCAGCTGCTGTGTCATGGTACTATGTCTCAAAAGCTTTATGGATATCTATCAGGTATGCAGTGAATCGGTCAATACCATGACGGTAACCATGCAGGCACTTTTGCCAATATTGGTACCTTTGCTGATCTCCATGGGGGGATTTTCATCGGGGGGAATCCTAAATCCATTTATAGTGGGAGCCATCACAATATTCAATTCTTTTCTTCAAAAATTCATCATGCCGGCGGTCTATCTCTCCTGTATTTTTATATTGGTCAACAGCCTTACGGAGAGAGATTATGTCAAGAAGCTGGCGCTGCTGATCAGAGGAATTGCCGTATACGGAATCGGCCTAGCTGTGACCCTGTTTTCCGGACTTACCCTAGTACAGGGACTCGTTACAAAAACCGCAGACGGAATGCTTGCAAAAACCGCCAAATATTCGGTAGACAATTTTGTACCTATAGTAGGAGGTTTTGCAGCGGATTCTCTGGATTTGATTATCAGCTGTACGACGATTATAAAGAATGGAATCGGGATTTTTGGATTGATCATACTGCTGACACTGCTGATCATACCGCTGGTTAAAATTCTTGCGGTGGCGTTGATTTTCAAAATCACGGCAGTGGTCATCGAACCCATCGGCAACAAAACGGTCTCCGATTGCGTGAATGAGGTGGGAAATACCGTCATTACCCTTGCAATCATCCTTTTCCTCTGTGCCTTGATGTTTATGATCTTTCTTTCCATCATTATCGGGATCGGAGGTGGAAGCTTATGGAAATAG
- a CDS encoding SpoIIIAH-like family protein, which yields MEFTKRKKIILLGMLALIVCVGVLNNKLSNDQNLSATAGYENYEAEQMDIHDGDVLVDSANVAELPSTTGTAVDPNAAVDPNAAPDGQAPGETSDTNGRVVDTIAGGVVPTNAGEAAAVDPIDKSLIVTSDNLEELANADTYFEEVRATINMDRNQVIAMLTDVIEETKEGPEKNNATQQKLKIINYMNTEKVVENLIKNKGFTDALVLITDNSVNVTVNKQEISQSDVAKICDIVIRETGRDASQIVIQSKY from the coding sequence ATGGAATTCACAAAACGTAAAAAAATAATTTTACTGGGCATGCTTGCCCTTATCGTTTGCGTCGGTGTTCTGAACAACAAGCTGAGCAACGATCAGAATCTGTCCGCCACGGCTGGATATGAAAATTATGAAGCGGAGCAGATGGATATTCATGACGGGGATGTTCTTGTTGACAGTGCCAATGTTGCGGAGCTTCCGTCAACTACAGGTACTGCAGTTGATCCCAATGCTGCGGTTGATCCCAATGCTGCGCCGGATGGCCAGGCTCCCGGTGAAACCAGCGATACAAATGGAAGGGTAGTTGATACCATTGCCGGTGGTGTAGTGCCCACCAACGCCGGCGAAGCAGCTGCGGTAGATCCTATTGACAAGAGTCTCATTGTTACCTCAGATAATCTTGAAGAACTTGCCAATGCAGACACTTATTTCGAAGAGGTAAGAGCTACGATCAACATGGACAGAAACCAGGTGATTGCAATGCTCACCGATGTTATCGAGGAAACGAAGGAAGGCCCTGAAAAGAACAATGCAACCCAGCAGAAACTGAAAATCATCAATTACATGAATACTGAGAAGGTAGTTGAAAACCTAATCAAAAATAAAGGCTTCACAGATGCTTTGGTGTTGATTACAGATAACTCTGTCAATGTGACTGTAAACAAGCAGGAAATCAGTCAGTCCGATGTGGCTAAGATCTGTGATATCGTCATCAGGGAAACGGGCCGTGATGCCAGCCAAATCGTGATTCAGAGCAAATATTGA
- a CDS encoding Asp23/Gls24 family envelope stress response protein — protein MSTGSDEKLGTLKISDDVIAICTMNATLKTKGVAGLSSVFSDNISKNIFGKEPLYKGIKVNQNDDGIGIDIYIIVEYGVKIPEVAWDIQENVKKEVEAMTEAVVKAVNIHVQGVNFTDEED, from the coding sequence ATGAGCACAGGATCCGATGAAAAACTGGGAACCCTGAAAATATCCGATGATGTCATAGCAATTTGCACCATGAATGCTACTTTGAAAACAAAAGGCGTCGCAGGACTATCCAGTGTTTTCTCCGACAATATTTCAAAAAATATTTTCGGTAAAGAGCCCCTGTATAAAGGGATCAAGGTGAATCAAAACGATGACGGGATCGGAATAGACATATATATCATCGTGGAATACGGAGTTAAAATCCCGGAAGTGGCCTGGGATATCCAGGAGAATGTAAAAAAAGAAGTAGAAGCCATGACGGAAGCTGTTGTGAAAGCAGTGAACATACATGTTCAGGGAGTAAACTTCACAGACGAGGAGGACTAG
- the nusB gene encoding transcription antitermination factor NusB: MRRTEARELFMQLLFQMEVQNDYGKEIKERFVQEHLRESNQLDYFNNLYEATANNLDQIDVKLEACSSNWKINRMAKVDLAILRLSAAEILYLDEVPDSASINEAVDMAKKFGGDDSGKFINGILGKVVRTKDAE, translated from the coding sequence ATGCGAAGAACCGAAGCAAGAGAGCTTTTCATGCAGCTGTTGTTTCAGATGGAAGTACAGAATGATTATGGCAAGGAAATAAAGGAACGATTTGTTCAGGAGCACCTGCGGGAATCCAATCAGTTGGATTATTTCAACAACCTTTATGAGGCTACCGCAAACAATCTTGATCAGATCGATGTTAAGTTGGAAGCGTGCAGCTCCAACTGGAAAATTAACCGTATGGCTAAGGTTGACCTGGCAATTTTGCGGTTATCCGCGGCAGAAATCTTATACCTGGATGAGGTGCCTGATTCAGCGTCGATCAACGAAGCTGTGGATATGGCAAAAAAGTTTGGCGGCGATGATTCGGGAAAATTCATCAACGGGATTCTGGGTAAGGTTGTAAGAACGAAAGATGCAGAATAA
- a CDS encoding O-sialoglycoprotein endopeptidase, translating to MQNKDLILGIDTSNYTTSLAVTDISGEIKLDARKLLTVKQGERGLRQSHALFQHMENLPVLILKALESTDKHRIAAVAASSRPRPVEGSYMPVFKAGVNYGKVMAASLGVPFFEFSHQEGHLEAVKYNSPLTEVGDYLAYHLSGGTSELLKVSNGQINILGGSRDLSFGQVIDRIGVVLGMDFPCGKQLDQMAIDARDKLDAADNKKLHLLKKIPVSGLEINLSGLETQCRRHLENGADPEWLIYELFHHMGSCLAVLTEKAVTESGCSHVLFTGGVTASSFIRTELKTYFNDRLVFGRHIQIMFGDPALSSDNAVGISYLGGKALWLSNR from the coding sequence ATGCAGAATAAAGATCTGATTCTCGGCATTGATACCAGCAACTACACAACATCACTTGCGGTTACGGATATCAGCGGAGAAATCAAACTGGATGCAAGAAAATTATTAACTGTAAAGCAGGGCGAAAGAGGGCTTCGGCAATCCCACGCCCTTTTTCAGCATATGGAAAATCTGCCGGTCTTGATTCTCAAAGCACTAGAATCAACAGATAAGCATCGGATTGCTGCTGTAGCAGCATCCAGCAGACCAAGACCGGTAGAAGGTTCCTATATGCCTGTTTTCAAAGCCGGCGTAAATTACGGGAAAGTTATGGCAGCCAGCCTGGGGGTGCCATTCTTTGAGTTCTCGCATCAGGAAGGACATTTGGAAGCAGTAAAATACAACAGCCCATTAACGGAGGTTGGCGATTATCTGGCCTACCATCTTTCCGGCGGAACCAGTGAATTGCTGAAGGTTAGCAATGGACAAATCAACATTCTGGGGGGAAGCAGAGACCTTTCCTTTGGTCAGGTCATCGACAGAATCGGTGTAGTTCTTGGGATGGATTTTCCCTGCGGCAAACAATTGGATCAGATGGCAATTGATGCAAGGGACAAGCTTGATGCAGCTGACAATAAAAAGTTACATCTTTTAAAAAAGATCCCTGTGAGCGGTCTTGAAATCAACCTTTCCGGCCTGGAAACACAGTGCAGACGGCACCTGGAAAACGGAGCAGATCCAGAATGGCTGATCTACGAATTGTTTCACCATATGGGAAGCTGCCTCGCAGTATTAACGGAGAAAGCGGTTACGGAATCAGGTTGCAGCCACGTGCTTTTTACCGGCGGCGTGACCGCCAGCAGCTTTATCAGAACGGAATTAAAAACCTATTTTAACGACCGTCTCGTTTTCGGGCGGCATATACAGATCATGTTTGGAGATCCTGCCCTTTCCTCAGATAATGCGGTTGGGATTTCCTATCTCGGAGGGAAGGCTTTATGGCTATCAAACCGGTAA
- a CDS encoding exodeoxyribonuclease VII large subunit yields MAIKPVKVSQLNGYIKRILQSDPLLGNVSVIGEVSNLKHHSTGHVYFTMKDENSKINCFLASEYLRDLRYELADGIEIIASGYIFLYERGGTYSLNVRDIAVEGLGNLTAAFEKLKQKLSGEGLFDDKYKKPIPYFPNKIAVITSETGAAVRDIIKIIKSRNNIVDILVYPCLVQGPGAAADIAKSIQDVNRLFPETDTIIVGRGGGSMEELWAFNEEIVARSIFASKIPVISAVGHETDFTISDFVADKRAETPTAAAQMAVPDINALKAYVEGEKDSLVHVMERLIKYMELRVASHNIGALSVSLNHRLLYSAMNAEALFKDMGGALDSRLKDWANRLEMAKSGLDALNPKNIMDRGYAAILNGEGKMTGTAGSFLTGDDLTAVMKDGSIQCRVFDVRRNQNGKTREKDEL; encoded by the coding sequence ATGGCTATCAAACCGGTAAAGGTATCACAGCTCAACGGTTATATTAAGAGAATTCTTCAATCAGATCCGCTGCTGGGCAACGTTTCAGTCATCGGCGAGGTTTCAAACCTGAAGCATCACAGCACAGGTCATGTGTATTTTACAATGAAGGATGAAAACAGCAAGATCAATTGTTTCCTTGCATCAGAATACCTCAGGGATCTGCGCTATGAGCTGGCTGACGGTATCGAAATCATTGCATCAGGATATATCTTTCTCTATGAGCGGGGGGGAACCTACTCACTTAATGTTCGAGACATCGCAGTGGAAGGTCTGGGAAACTTAACTGCTGCTTTTGAAAAACTAAAACAAAAGCTCTCCGGCGAAGGCCTTTTTGATGACAAATACAAAAAGCCCATCCCATACTTTCCGAATAAAATCGCGGTCATTACTTCTGAAACCGGTGCCGCGGTAAGAGATATCATAAAAATCATCAAGAGCAGGAATAATATTGTTGATATCTTGGTTTATCCCTGCCTTGTTCAAGGTCCCGGAGCTGCTGCAGATATCGCAAAATCTATTCAGGATGTAAACCGTCTTTTTCCTGAGACCGATACGATTATCGTCGGCAGGGGCGGTGGTTCTATGGAAGAACTGTGGGCGTTTAATGAAGAAATCGTCGCACGGAGTATCTTTGCGTCCAAAATTCCCGTGATTTCTGCGGTGGGCCATGAGACAGATTTCACGATTTCGGACTTTGTTGCAGACAAGAGAGCGGAAACGCCTACTGCTGCGGCGCAGATGGCGGTACCTGATATCAATGCATTAAAAGCATATGTTGAAGGAGAAAAAGACAGCCTGGTTCATGTCATGGAACGGCTGATAAAATATATGGAACTAAGGGTCGCAAGCCACAATATCGGAGCACTGAGCGTAAGCTTGAATCACAGGCTGTTGTACAGTGCAATGAATGCGGAAGCTCTGTTTAAAGATATGGGAGGTGCCCTGGATAGCAGGCTGAAGGACTGGGCCAATCGGCTGGAAATGGCGAAATCAGGTCTGGATGCTTTAAATCCAAAAAATATCATGGACAGAGGATATGCGGCAATTTTAAATGGAGAAGGAAAGATGACGGGTACGGCCGGTAGTTTTCTGACTGGCGATGACCTGACGGCAGTGATGAAGGACGGCAGTATACAATGCCGCGTCTTCGATGTAAGGAGGAATCAAAATGGCAAAACAAGAGAAAAAGATGAGCTTTGA
- the xseB gene encoding exodeoxyribonuclease VII small subunit — MAKQEKKMSFEEALAGLERSAEVLKKDGTTLEEAMQCFEKGVEYYKYCNEILSDAKQKIEFYDKKEA, encoded by the coding sequence ATGGCAAAACAAGAGAAAAAGATGAGCTTTGAGGAAGCTTTGGCAGGGCTTGAGCGTTCAGCTGAGGTTCTGAAAAAAGACGGCACAACTTTGGAGGAGGCCATGCAGTGTTTTGAAAAAGGCGTGGAGTATTACAAGTACTGCAATGAGATTCTAAGCGATGCAAAACAGAAAATCGAATTCTACGATAAAAAGGAAGCATAA
- a CDS encoding polyprenyl synthetase family protein, which yields MQNEEYLRYKNLVDEHILYFLPDIDHKSITLTEAMTYSLKAGGKMLRSVLLLAACDFCGGDEKTALPYACAIEYIHTYSLIHDDLPAMDNDDLRRGMPTNHKVFGEAMAILAGDGLLTSAFEAMNKDMLLYFDNVDLLKRRVRAAYEISKGAGCRGMIAGQVADVEAENKQCTREILDYIHLNKTAALIKAAVRAGAYLGGCDKKMLEDLDAYAENIGLAFQIVDDILDVSGSEAELGKRVGSDEANQKATYPCRYGLEESKKKANELTENAKHALADYYDNAEFFIKLADELASRIK from the coding sequence ATGCAAAATGAAGAATATCTGAGATATAAAAACCTGGTAGACGAACATATCCTTTATTTTCTGCCAGATATTGACCATAAAAGTATTACGTTAACCGAAGCTATGACTTACAGTCTAAAAGCCGGAGGGAAAATGCTTCGATCAGTCCTTCTGCTTGCTGCCTGTGATTTCTGCGGAGGGGATGAAAAAACAGCACTTCCTTACGCCTGCGCCATCGAATACATTCATACTTATTCATTGATCCATGATGACCTTCCGGCCATGGACAATGATGACCTCAGAAGAGGGATGCCAACCAATCACAAGGTATTTGGAGAGGCTATGGCGATCTTGGCAGGTGATGGACTGTTAACTTCGGCATTTGAGGCTATGAACAAGGATATGCTGCTTTATTTTGATAATGTTGATCTGCTGAAGCGAAGAGTCAGAGCAGCTTATGAAATCTCAAAAGGAGCCGGCTGCCGAGGAATGATAGCGGGTCAGGTTGCAGACGTGGAGGCGGAGAATAAACAGTGTACCAGAGAAATTCTGGACTATATCCATCTGAATAAAACAGCTGCACTGATTAAGGCGGCTGTAAGAGCAGGCGCTTACCTAGGAGGCTGCGATAAAAAGATGCTGGAAGATCTGGATGCTTATGCGGAAAACATCGGTCTGGCCTTCCAGATTGTGGATGATATTCTGGACGTAAGCGGCAGCGAAGCTGAGCTGGGGAAACGGGTCGGATCGGATGAAGCAAATCAAAAAGCCACCTATCCCTGCCGCTACGGTCTTGAAGAGTCTAAGAAAAAAGCGAATGAGCTGACAGAAAATGCGAAACATGCTTTGGCGGATTACTATGATAATGCGGAATTCTTTATTAAGCTGGCCGATGAACTGGCTTCAAGAATCAAATAA
- the dxs gene encoding 1-deoxy-D-xylulose-5-phosphate synthase, producing the protein MNKTLLDYSFPEELKKMNDRDLELLSYEIRDFLIEKVSKNGGHLASNLGVVELTIALHSVFDSPKDKLIWDVGHQSYVHKILTGRAGSFDGLRRFNGLSGFPKREESIHDMFDTGHSSNSISAAMGYAAARDLKGEDYSVVAVIGDGALTGGMAYEALNNAGSSHSRMIVILNDNEMSISKNIGGISQHLAKLRASHTYLDLKKQLKKTLKGIPGVGEGLYNSVEHIRDTVKYALSPGGIFEQLGFKYFGPVDGHNIHDLTEILSAAKLMDEPVLIHAITKKGKGYRNAENNPGKFHGIAAFDPTTGNLASVSEKPSYSSVFGKKLLQMADRDNRIVAVCAAMIEATGLGKFSQKYPQRIFDAGIAEAHAVTFAAGLAAGGYRPVVAIYSTFLQRAYDQILIDVCMQKLPVLFAIDRAGNVGSDGETHHGVFDLSYLSHMPNMTVLAPKDGKELEEMMEYAMTLPGPCAIRYPRGEAPEITPADGNVLEKQDVLEKQDDFFGSRSILTGQDVELFAVGKMVSVGTEVCELLRKRGIQAGLTNARFIKPIDTDSILAAAKQTGKLITLEDNVIEGGYGSSVTQVLAEKRMNAVKILNIGWPDRFVEQGSTEELCCKYGLDAESIAERVCDFLEGKA; encoded by the coding sequence ATGAATAAGACGTTGCTGGACTACAGCTTTCCGGAAGAACTGAAGAAGATGAACGATAGGGACTTGGAGCTGTTGTCTTACGAGATAAGAGATTTTTTAATTGAAAAGGTTTCAAAGAACGGAGGCCACTTGGCCTCTAATCTGGGTGTTGTTGAATTGACCATCGCACTGCATAGCGTATTTGACAGCCCAAAGGATAAGCTGATCTGGGATGTGGGACATCAATCCTACGTACATAAGATTCTTACCGGCAGAGCTGGGAGCTTTGATGGCCTTCGCAGATTCAACGGTCTCAGCGGCTTTCCTAAAAGGGAGGAAAGCATCCATGACATGTTTGATACCGGACACAGCAGTAATTCCATTTCAGCAGCCATGGGCTATGCTGCTGCGAGAGATCTAAAGGGTGAGGATTATTCGGTGGTTGCGGTCATCGGAGACGGCGCGCTGACAGGGGGAATGGCTTACGAAGCGCTGAACAATGCCGGTTCTTCCCATTCCAGGATGATTGTGATCCTCAACGATAACGAGATGTCCATCTCAAAAAATATCGGTGGAATTTCTCAGCATCTTGCAAAGCTGCGGGCCTCTCACACCTACCTGGATCTAAAGAAGCAGTTAAAAAAGACGCTAAAAGGAATTCCAGGCGTTGGCGAAGGTCTCTATAACAGTGTGGAGCATATTCGAGATACGGTAAAATATGCGCTGTCTCCCGGAGGAATCTTCGAACAGCTTGGATTCAAATATTTTGGACCAGTGGATGGTCATAATATCCACGATTTGACTGAGATCCTGTCCGCTGCAAAACTTATGGATGAGCCTGTGCTGATCCATGCCATAACGAAAAAAGGGAAAGGCTACCGGAATGCGGAAAATAATCCGGGGAAATTTCACGGAATCGCCGCCTTTGATCCCACCACAGGCAATTTGGCGTCCGTTTCGGAAAAACCCAGCTATTCCTCTGTGTTTGGGAAGAAGCTCCTGCAGATGGCAGACCGGGATAATAGAATTGTTGCGGTCTGTGCAGCGATGATTGAAGCGACCGGTTTGGGAAAATTCTCTCAGAAATATCCTCAGCGGATCTTTGATGCCGGTATTGCAGAAGCCCATGCAGTGACGTTTGCTGCTGGTCTTGCGGCAGGTGGATACCGACCGGTGGTTGCCATCTACTCCACATTTTTGCAGCGAGCATATGATCAGATTCTCATCGATGTCTGTATGCAGAAGCTTCCGGTCCTGTTTGCCATCGACAGGGCGGGCAATGTAGGTTCCGACGGAGAAACCCATCACGGTGTGTTTGATCTGTCCTACCTGTCTCATATGCCGAATATGACAGTGCTTGCTCCCAAGGATGGAAAAGAACTTGAAGAAATGATGGAATATGCCATGACACTTCCCGGTCCCTGTGCCATCCGTTATCCCAGAGGAGAAGCGCCGGAGATAACACCGGCTGATGGGAATGTGCTGGAAAAACAAGATGTGCTGGAAAAACAAGATGATTTTTTTGGCAGTCGTTCTATCCTCACAGGTCAGGACGTGGAGCTCTTTGCGGTGGGAAAAATGGTTTCTGTTGGAACAGAGGTCTGTGAGCTGCTGCGCAAAAGAGGGATTCAGGCAGGGCTGACCAATGCACGGTTTATAAAACCGATAGATACCGATTCAATTCTTGCTGCTGCGAAGCAAACCGGAAAGCTCATTACGCTTGAGGATAATGTAATTGAGGGCGGCTATGGTTCCTCGGTGACGCAGGTTCTGGCGGAAAAAAGAATGAATGCTGTAAAGATACTGAACATCGGCTGGCCCGATCGTTTTGTAGAGCAGGGAAGCACAGAGGAGCTTTGCTGTAAATATGGATTGGATGCGGAGAGCATCGCGGAAAGGGTGTGTGATTTCCTTGAAGGAAAGGCTTGA
- a CDS encoding TlyA family RNA methyltransferase has product MRRASRKGCVISLKERLDIILVNRGFFPSRERAKAAVMAGIVYVDGQRVDKAGTGVREDADLYVKEDTCPYVSRGGLKLAKAIQSFQLSLENVVAVDIGASTGGFTDCMLKNGAQKVYSIDVGYGQLDWILRNDPRVVNMEKVNIRYLEPDTIEEKADFISIDVSFISLKLVFPVASSLLSEDGKLVCLVKPQFEAGREQVGKKGIVRDKAVHEEVIGNVIQYAERNGLYPHGLDFSPMTGAKGNIEYLLLLSKNNHDELTGGRDYKDMIKAVVKASHEVLD; this is encoded by the coding sequence ATGCGGAGAGCATCGCGGAAAGGGTGTGTGATTTCCTTGAAGGAAAGGCTTGATATCATACTTGTTAACAGAGGGTTCTTTCCTTCCAGAGAAAGAGCAAAAGCTGCCGTTATGGCGGGCATCGTCTATGTTGACGGACAGAGAGTGGACAAAGCAGGAACGGGCGTTCGAGAGGATGCGGATCTATATGTAAAAGAGGACACCTGTCCTTATGTAAGTCGAGGCGGACTGAAGCTTGCAAAAGCCATCCAATCATTTCAGCTATCCTTAGAGAATGTGGTTGCTGTGGACATTGGGGCTTCTACAGGAGGCTTCACGGACTGTATGCTGAAAAATGGAGCCCAAAAGGTCTATTCCATCGATGTGGGTTACGGCCAGCTTGACTGGATACTCAGAAATGATCCGAGAGTTGTCAATATGGAGAAGGTAAATATTCGCTATCTGGAACCGGATACGATTGAAGAAAAGGCTGATTTTATCAGCATAGATGTATCCTTTATCTCACTGAAGCTTGTCTTCCCTGTTGCGTCTTCCCTGCTGTCTGAGGACGGTAAGCTGGTTTGCCTCGTTAAGCCACAGTTTGAGGCAGGGCGGGAGCAGGTCGGAAAAAAGGGAATTGTTCGGGACAAAGCTGTGCATGAAGAAGTGATCGGAAACGTAATCCAATATGCTGAAAGAAACGGCCTCTACCCCCATGGCCTTGATTTTTCTCCTATGACAGGAGCAAAAGGAAATATCGAATATCTTCTCTTGCTTAGTAAAAACAATCATGATGAGCTTACTGGCGGTCGTGATTATAAAGACATGATCAAAGCAGTGGTCAAGGCTTCCCATGAGGTGCTTGACTAG